GCGGATGTGGGCTTGCCTATCGCATGATCAAATCGTTATTAGCTCGTGAGTGTATTGCTGGCGTAGCTGCTATTGAGACGACGATTACTAAAGACAACCATGGCTCGTGGAATCTATTTAGAAAGATTGAACGAGAGGATGGTGAAGAAGGGCGAGTCAGTGTGTTCTTAGATAAAGACAATCACTTTGATGGTGAACATGACAGTGAGTTCTTATTTCATATCCCGCTTGCTATGAGTTAGCGACAAGAGCGCGAGCTAGCAACATAAATACTTAAATTCGATAAATTCAAAAATTCTTGGTTGGGATGAGCTCAGCCGAGATAAACACATAGGATGATAGACAGGATCAATCATGAATATCTTTAAAAAGCACGAATCAAACGTTCAATGTTATGCCAATAACTTCCCAGTTGTATTTTCATCTGCGAAAGGCTGTTGGTTACACACCGAAGACGGCGATCGCTACTTAGATTTTCTAGCCGGTGCAGGTTCATTGAACTACGGCCACAACAACCCTGTTCTTAAAAAAGCATTACTAGATTATATCGACCAAGATGGGTTAACCCACGGTCTTGATATGCACTCGGAAGCGAAAGCCCGTTTCCTTGAGAGCTTAAATGAGAAGATTTTGAAGCCACGTGATTTGGAATACAAAGTTCAATTTACTGGCCCAACAGGTACCAACGCCGTTGAGTCTGCTATGAAGCTGGCGCGTAAAGTAAAAGGTCGTAGCAATATTGTTGCCTTTACTAACGGTTTCCACGGTGTGTCTTATGGTGCACTAGCCGCAACAGGTAACCAGCATCACCGTGGTGGCGCAGCAATGCCACTTTCAGGTGTAACCCGTATTCCTTATGAAGGTTATGCCGACATTGATGGTTTAGCGTTATTTGAAACCATGCTGCAAGATAACTCGGCTGGTATGGATAAACCTGCTGCTGCGATCGTTGAGGTGGTTCAAGGTGAGGGTGGTTTGAATGCCGCTTCTAATGAATGGTTACAACGTTTAGAAAATATCTGTAAAAACAACGACATTCTATTGATTGTCGATGACATTCAGGCCGGTTGTGGTCGTACAGGTACTTTCTTTAGCTTTGAGCCATCAGGCATTAAGCCAGATATGGTGACGCTATCGAAATCAATTGGTGGTTATGGCTTGCCAATGGCGATCATGTTAATGAAGCCAGAGCTCGACCAATGGGCACCAGGTGAGCACAACGGTACATTCCGTGGTAACAACCATGCATTCGTCACCGCTGCCGAAGCGATTGATACTTACTGGCACAACGATGAATTTGAGATGCACATTAAAGAGCGTGCAGAGCAATTGAACAAAGCGTTGAACAAAGCATTGAAGCAATATTCAAACTTGTTTGAAGGTATTAAAGGTCGCGGTTTGATGCAAGGTATTGCCTGTAAGAATGGTGATATTTCAGACCTGATCACTAGTGAGTGTTTTGACAACGGCATGGTGATTGAAACAGCTGGTCCAGATGATGAAGTAGTGAAATTCTTCTGTCCATTGACGGTCAGTGAATCTGAGCTAGAGCAAGGTATTCACATTTTCGAAAATGCCGTTGAGAAGGTTTCAGAAAAATTAGTTAAGAAAGCTTCATGAAGTAGTAAAGGAGACGTAATGATACAAGCCAATATGCATAAATCGAAACAAGCGAAACAGAAAGAATCGGAAGTATTTACTGAGCTTCCTGTCAGTGAAATGCCAGTTTGGCAGTTGTTAGCTATGCGTAATTAGTCTTGGCAAGTGAGTGCTAACGTAAAGTTAGTATACGTATCGTCGACCTCTATTAATAAATGTACATATCCCCAAATTAGTTGGAGTTGCAGTGAGGCGACAAGTTTGTGAGAGCCCATGAGCATAGCTTGTCTATGTGATTGGGGCGAACAAACGCAGTCAACAAAGCTGCAGCTTCAAATAAGAAGGGGAAAAAAGGATAAATAATGATTGTAAGAACATTAGAAGAATGCCGAAACAGTGAACGTCGTGTAGTAGCCGATACTTGGGAAAGTGTGCGTATGCTATTGAAAGAAGACAAGATGGGATTCTCGTTCCACATTACCAATATCTATGCAGGCACAGATACCCATATTCACTATAAAAACCACTTAGAGTCGGTTTACTGCATTTCTGGTGAAGGTGAGATTGAAGTGAAAGGTGACAAAACTTACCCAATCAAACCAGGCACGCTTTATATCCTAGACAAGCATGATGATCACCAATTACGTGCTTATGAAGGCGCAGACATGGTGATGGCGTGTGTATTCAACCCACCACTAACGGGTGCAGAAACCCACGATAAAGATGGTGTGTATCCGATTGTTGAATAAATAA
The Vibrio gangliei genome window above contains:
- the ectB gene encoding diaminobutyrate--2-oxoglutarate transaminase, producing the protein MNIFKKHESNVQCYANNFPVVFSSAKGCWLHTEDGDRYLDFLAGAGSLNYGHNNPVLKKALLDYIDQDGLTHGLDMHSEAKARFLESLNEKILKPRDLEYKVQFTGPTGTNAVESAMKLARKVKGRSNIVAFTNGFHGVSYGALAATGNQHHRGGAAMPLSGVTRIPYEGYADIDGLALFETMLQDNSAGMDKPAAAIVEVVQGEGGLNAASNEWLQRLENICKNNDILLIVDDIQAGCGRTGTFFSFEPSGIKPDMVTLSKSIGGYGLPMAIMLMKPELDQWAPGEHNGTFRGNNHAFVTAAEAIDTYWHNDEFEMHIKERAEQLNKALNKALKQYSNLFEGIKGRGLMQGIACKNGDISDLITSECFDNGMVIETAGPDDEVVKFFCPLTVSESELEQGIHIFENAVEKVSEKLVKKAS
- a CDS encoding ectoine synthase; translation: MIVRTLEECRNSERRVVADTWESVRMLLKEDKMGFSFHITNIYAGTDTHIHYKNHLESVYCISGEGEIEVKGDKTYPIKPGTLYILDKHDDHQLRAYEGADMVMACVFNPPLTGAETHDKDGVYPIVE